The following DNA comes from Anopheles coustani chromosome 2, idAnoCousDA_361_x.2, whole genome shotgun sequence.
GAAATTAATCTTATTCGATTTCCGGATGCATAGCTGCTATACGTCATCAGTATGGTATTGTGGATATGATATCTGGAATACAGTGTAATActtcaattcaattaatttagttttgtaaatattattttacagattgtttttttaatttttacttaaacaaaaacaatattcgAACGTTTAGCGATAAAAAATGTATATGGGGTAATAAAACAGTTGTTGTAATTTTAAATAGTTGATACGTATATAGGATTTTTATTCAGAATAGCAAAAATAATTAACGTTATCCATTTTCCAGCagggatgatttattttcgctTTAATCGAAGATTACTTTCTACCTTTAACCGCCATCCCTCAAGGTGGGCAGAAAGACGATTAACAAAAGATACGGCAACCCGAAAGGACACTGCGAACGTGCGAACAAAAGGACATTACATGGCCGGCTCTCGTTGTGCTGCCACCCATTTTCTCCGTCGGCATCATTTTTACGGCGAAGTAGCTCATCAACTCAATTATCCACTAATCCGGCTGGACGAAAGTGGCCGATGTGGTTTGCAGAGCGGTTTGTTTGTCCCTTTGTGAAAAGGGCGAATAAAAAGCGACCGCTCGAGTGTAGATGAGCGTCCCGAGACGTGCCACCTGAGCACGGAAATTTTCTCGTTAGAAGTAATCCTTCGCCAGGATGGCATATCACCTGCGCCGTGCCCCAACACGATGGataatttactttttctttcttttgtggATGGTCCTCATTCAAAGCGCCGTTGGAAGTTTCATTGGCTTGCGACGTGGTTAATgtgataaagaaaaatatttgccTGTTTATTATGCATCTGAGCGTGTTTAGGGCGGTAGCTTTCCTTCGCCTTGTCTgtcttttatttactttggAGATGGAATTACACGATTGTGAGgcataaatttttattatgaGTAAACACGGAGTATTCTAACAAAGAAactcaaaatattttttttaaatattgcaaaaagttTTAGGGTTGCTTTCACTAATTTTGAAACAAGGcgtacatgttttttttttaataaaaagagTTAAAGCAGGTTTGTATGGTAATTATTCCctgaaatttgaatttaaatgctaCCATAATTTAGCTCAGCCATAAACCAGTCACGACAAAATCATTCAGCGGAGTACCATAAAGGTTTCTGTCTTCGCTTATGTCAACCGTTGACTTTAAAATGTCTGTTGAAAATTTTACGAAAAAGAACACACGAcacaattttataaaatatatttcatctGTTATCAAATAATGTTCGCTCACAATTTGCCTTTCTACCAATCGAACgtcgtttttcctcctcatTTTGCTACACTTTTCATTTACAAAACTGTTTCATGCTGAACAACTGAAAAAGGGagcactctctctctctctatctctccccGTCCCTAACTATTTACACTAACTACCGATGATTCTTCCTTTTATGGATACAAATGTTCTACTTCCCAGCGCACGCAACTCTCTTTCCGAAATGGCCAGCGTGCAATCGTAGCGCGATAGCGTAAGACGTGCTGAATAAAGTAGCTCTAATTACAAGTACGAGTTGGGTATACACCACTTCAGAACGGAAAGGAAGATTTCGTGGTTTAAAACGGTTTTAACTAACACAAACGGTAAACAGTCGCCCGGTCGATGCCCTCAAATACGCGCGAGGAGTAACCCgacggtgtttttctttttatttacagCGGCACAAAACATCGTGCCGGCGTGGTTTTATGGTATTTCTATCTACACATCGCGTCATCTACCAACTCCTATCACCATTCACTCTTGCGTTGTTCCCTGGAGAGCACATTTCGCTTCTCGTGGTTGCTCGTGGGATTTCTGTTGTTGCAAAACTACTTGAGGATTGGTTTGCCGGTTTATCAAAACGGACTCTTCATGGAACTTTCCACTGGAATCCACTTTACGTTTGGCAGTTTGTGTAGCAGAAAATCTGATCTAGCGAAACGGATGGACACCGCGGCAACTAACTCCCCCTACCCCCTCCCTCTTCCCTCATTCCCACGGCTGCTTACACCTTGTTGACGTTGTTACCCATCTGCTGCCCATCGTTGCCGGCTCCTCCGGGTCCGTTGTTGGTCGAATGGTTGTCGCCCTCCGAGTCCTTCATCGAGCCGCCATCCTCCGAGTCGTGGCCGACCAGGGCGCGGTACTTCTTCGAGATCGCCTCCCAGTCTGCAACGTTCTCGATTCGGGTCGTATTGACAGTGGTGAAACTGACTTGCGAGCCAAGTGGAGACAGATGCATAACGGAAAGCGCGGTCGAGTCTGCTGGGCGGGCGGGTGGGTTGTAGAGAGGGAAGAGATGAAATGTAAGTAGTGCGCCTGAGCAGCGGATCGATCGCCAGATCCTTCGCTGAACCGAGACGGAAGGATCTGCCAGCAAATGTATTTCATCGGTGCTTTCAACGTATTTCATTCCACTCTGTCAACGGTTACCCAACTTTACTGGTCAACTTCTAGTTCTAGTCCCTACATACAAGACTGTTTTACTTCAATTTTCTACTCGAAGATGAATGAAGAGCGTGTATTGAAACGTCTTCCAATTAATGATTCAAGTTTTACTTCTTGAACACATTACTCATACCATGAACACAATTTTATATGACGTTGAAAACCAATTCGTTTCAAATAAGGAAATATAATCAATCAGATGAATAATTCTTCAAACACTCTAAATACAATCTAAAAACTTGTAAGACACTCAAAAAAGAGTTACCCACAACATTACAGACTAGTACTTACTACCGCAGATACAGCTGTTTTAAATGTTCTTAAGATTATACGGGATGAACAACTTGTATGAAATAATATGCGTCGGAGCTCGCACGAATGCCGTACCAATCGCTAAATATTTCAACCCCCTTCGatgcttttcttctcttccaaaacataataaaaagtGTGTTCTGGATGAGAAGTCTACTAGGGCACTCATGGTACGACATTCGTGCACGAACGGCAGTACGAAGCAATAGATGTAAATGCGAGGATATGATCTACGTCAAAGAGAAAACCAGACAAGCGCATGCTGTCGCTACTGTGCACACCTTTAGGAGCCACCTGACCTTTCTTCACTTTCGACAACCACTTGGCACCGGCTTTGGTGCGCGGACTCTGCTGTCCACGGTGAAGACTCATCATCTGCACCAGCGACGGTCGCTTCTTCTTCACTATGCGGGCCTGTTGAGGATAGAGAAGTTAAGGATTTGATGGCGTGATCGTGGTTTCTTAGCTTTGCATTGTTGCTGCGCACAAAATCTtgactttgtttgttttctttttcgtgtgTTGGTGGGTTTTTGTCACCTATGGACCTATTCACGGCATGTACGAAATGTGGCTACAAAAAAGACAAGTACCGTCCGAAGATCGTCAGCTCAGTATAAGGCTTTGCCTATGATATGAACATGAAGGAGCTGAAAATCTTAAACAGGGTAAGTTCTTTTTTCTAGCCTCAACGTGTTCTTAAATCAATGTAGGATAAACTTATTAGTGAAGCACGAGTTTTTACAGCTATATGTGTGTATaattaattttgctttttagTTGATGAAATCATATCCCTTAATATTTTGAGGTTAAAGTATCATTGGTTAATTTACAATATGTAACAAGGAACTTTTAAGGTGACGGGTTCCTATTGAGATGTACTTTACCTTCCATGAGCCACAACAAAACCAATGATAATGGATGGTCGTGAGACGATTGGTTAACTTGATAATGGATCTACAATAcctattttcttcttcagaCGAGGAAAACAGGTGTGTTTGTCTGTGAAACTTTACCTCGAAGGTCCAACACCAGCCACACCCAGACGACTGAGGGCGCACTTACCCGCACTTTCTCCACTATCCACACGAACCAGGTCGTGACGAGGTTCATCGGCGACGGTGCCGTCGATGTACGGTGCATGTTTCGGATCAGCTTGGACAAGCCGTACTTCCACTCGATATCGGATTGCGCCTAGGGAAGTGTTGTTAGagagtgtttggtttttggttatGGTTTGATTGTTGTGGAAGCAAAAAGTTGTGTTtaggggaaaaagaaataagaacATGTTAGTAACTTCGTAGGggaaattttatatttgaaacaaaatatataCTGTATAGTGGGACGTGAGAAGTGTATACGGTGCTGAACACGGTTCGGAGGTAAAACCataatgaagagaaaaatttaagaaaacttATTAAAATGTCCAACTCAATCTCGTTCCAAGGAATATTTATGCGAAAAACGAATGTCGATTGTGATGGGAGAGAAACTCATACCAGTTTCAAACTACGAGTTCGATttcaaaatagataaaaaagtaaaaagaagtaaagGAAAAGCGCTGTAAAGCACATCCTGGCTAGAACAGACTTCTGGAAGCTTAATTGTAAGAGATAAAACGATGGAAGCTGAATGgaatatatgaaaaacaaatgaacacGCATAGAAAATGAAAGGGGTTTTTATTTGGTCAATATTCACGCACACCCTCCGGGGCACAATGACGAATTGAAACGGTTCCCTAACGAGACGAACAAATATTGATAAGAAACcgtaaacaaaaatgttgaagAAAGACAAACCCTGACTACTTCCGTTTCAATTCATCAATGAGCCCCCCCTTGCGAGGTGATGGAGTATGAGGGGGTCTAGGTCACTAATTGAGACTGTAAGTTCTGATCTCCTCTTTCCATGCACTGCGCAACTTTCAGAGCGTGTGCGCCCTTACCAGAATAAACTACAAACGGAAATGTTCAAAACCGGGGAGATAGAGTGGGACTTATGAATGGGAGAAGGAAGATCAAATACATTGGAACGGGTTATGTTTTTGAAAGTGTGCGAATCATATATTACTGATAACAACAATATGCTTTCGAAAAGGTCGAAATCTCGACTGCTCCAATGTATTTTCTCGAGGATCTACTTTTTGCGTTCAACGGATATAAGTAGGAAAAACAGTGTGTCCGAGTGAACGTGTACGTTGCAGAGGGTAAAAAACTATACTAAAACGGTGGATCAGTGGTTGCCAATTGGTACGAAATACGGATCAAAAATACGGTGTTGGGAAGGAGTAGAAAAGAGAGGTGGGAGTAACACTTTGAACATTTAATTGACAATGATACCTGAATTCTCTGATACGTATCAGACATCATAGCAATGAGCAGATTGATAAGTACAACAACAGATACCAACATGTAAATGCCAAATACAATTTTGAACAAGTACTCAGTCCAATAGGGTTGCGTTCGTGTTGTACCCGATGCCATTTTATCAATTTGTGTTTGATCGGTGGTGGTTTGACCAAATACAGCGAAAAAGAGCAGCTCGAATGACAGTATGGGATTCATGCGCACTGTTGGTGTAGAATTGTATTTTTAGAgggaacggtttttttttatttttttagtaaTTTCCCCAAAAAGGATCGTTATTCCAATGTGTCGCGACGTGTCGGTATGCTCGTGGATACGCCGGTCGTTCCCAAAAGCACATTTGCGAAACACGAGTTGTTGTGAGTGTTGTGTAGAATTTGGGATTTTTGTCTCATGCGAATCAAGTTTATAATtcgttaattttaaaattcgtAGGACACCGTTCgaggaagagagaaagagaagagagagagagagagaaagagaaagaaaaaagagaagaaaagagaCAGCACTTTAGCACACATACAAACTAACCTGGATGCGTTGATAGGTATCCGACATCATTGCGATAAGAAGATTAATGAGCACTACTACGGAGACTAACATATAAATGCCAAATACTATCTTGAACAAGTTTTCCGTCCACTCGGGACGGGACGAGCGCTGCGAGTTGATGTCATCCGGCGACGTCTGGCCGAACACGGCGAAGAACAGGCGCTCGAAGGCGATGATCGGTGTCATCGGAACTGGAAGCCGGTCGAAAAGGAGGAGATGGCAGTGGGAGGGATAGGGGATGGGAGTagaagagagagatagagagagagagaaagtgaagaaagagagatagaggtGTGGAGGGTAGAGCGATAGTGGCGTCCTCGGCCGTTCCTGAGCGGTCTTCCTGACCTGGCGAGTCGTGGAATGTCCTTCCATGCCTCGGTGGGTTGGTTGGCTGCTAGGGGGGCAGATACGGTTCTGCCCCGAAGGGGTCCACTGAAGTATGTTCCAATCCGTTCAGTTGTGCAGATAGTTTCGCTCGGCGACAGAGTGCTTTGGATGTGCGCTGGACATTCTATGGCATGCTGGTGCAATTGTGCAGAGTTAAAATTGAGCTTGAAACAGTACAAAGTAAAGCTGCAAACATTCAAAGGTAGTATTAtagaataaaacacacaaaaaatgaCAGACGCGTGAAGCAACTATCGATCAGCCAGAAAGCGAAGACCTGCAACAATACCATGCACAAGCAAAACATGCTAACAACACATACAAAAATTCGAGTATTAATCAGGTAAGGCAAaactttttataaaaatgaaaagtaaacttataacaaaaagaaaatgtggtGAAAAAGGGAATAGAATGGAGACTAACAGAAGAAAGGAGAGAAAAGCAGCTGAGCAGCCAGGCGATTCGCGCATTCCGAAACAAGAACAGGACAGCCGGgatagagagcgagagagcgcAAATTTTGATTTCGAGCAAATTCGGGACGGGAAGACGGAAAAGATGCATTCCGTGCATGCGTTCGGTGTATACAcaggattttaaatatttttcttaactTCCGTTAGCAGCCGCTTGCACACAACCATAACATTACCGACTCCAGGCCACTCGGGCAACAACAGCATGCGTTCAAACAGTGTGTTTCATGTAAGAACAAAAAGGTATAACACAGTATCAGCACGAATATGTAGATTCCATTAACAGGTAAGGGTAAATTTGACAGGCGGacatataaacattcaacttCAATCAAAAACAGCCCAACggaacaacacaacaacagcaacaacaattcATTCGATAGCGGACACAAGGGTTTGAGATAACTTAAAGAGACAAACGGAAATCCGGAAGCACAACATCCGGCAAGCACGACGGAGCACAATCGCCGCTCACTCCATTACACATTCCAGAACATTCTAGGGAGAGgcattaaacataaaaaatagatCAGGACGAAGCACATACAACAAGGCTCTCAAACCGACCACGATGCAACGGTCGATGGGAGTAGCAGAACAGAGGCAACAggcaaacacaacacaaagtCAGCAAAAAGGGGGGGTGCAATGAAAAATGCCCAGATGGAACTGTGGAAGGTATCAACTCCAtcgcacacaaaaaaagtacACAAACACCAACGAGGGGCGACACAAGAAAGCCTCAACGACATGAAGCAAGGAAACGTCCACTCGAGCGTTGcagaattttgatttttgttcaacttcTAACGTCGAACACGAGTAAATGTATCCGGTCAGTCTGCCTTGGTGTCGGTCTCTGCTGTAGGTCAATATACAAAAAtatccattttgtttgctaGCGATCGTGTTCGGTGATCGGTCCAAAGAGTTGGAGGATCCTCATCTCATGCACTCTTCAGCCACAGCTAAGCTTCGGCTTAAGAATTTAGGGTTTGGTTTAGTTTCTAGTAGTAAGCCAGGACGTTGGCGTCTCAGAGAGCGTATGCCTAGTTACGACCATATCGGTAACAACGACCCAACTTACTGTCGGCTTTGTGCTTTCGACGGTAGTCATTGATTTGCTCTTTTGCGACCGCGACACGCTTGACGCGCTCGACTTCGGTATTGGCGATATCGCCGCCATCTGCTGCTGCGATAGGACACAGTTCGAGAgtagatagagagagagagagaaagagagataagaaagaaagaaaaagagaaagatagaaagagagatatAGAGTGAGAGAGGTTGTAAGAGGTAGGCTAGTAAAATACTTAGGAGACTTACAAAACGTACGACATTTgattaacaaacaaataaatcaaaattctGGCAGCCagattaaataaaagaaaattgtttatcGAATATTATTTgaactaattaaattaattgcaaGCTAATTCATGTTATTGTGAATAACTTCTTAAATCAATAGAACAACCAAAGAAtcatatgttttaaaaaactacaaaatttGATTACAAAAATGATGAGATCTATAAATCAtttgagaaaacaaaccgatTGGTTTATTCCAGTGGAACCCCAATTTTCTGTtaacaaaagtgttttaaagaaaTTCAAGTATTGAAACAATTGGAAAGCTACAATAAGCTAAATAAAACTGAACATTACAGatcaaaaataaagaatacAACTCGAATAAAGGTACTCGTGGTGAGGCATGCAAATTTGAATGACAAACAAAGTTAAGTTCAAATTAATCTTCTTATGATCGCATACAGTACGTTTGGCCGTGACATTTACTGAAGAATTTCGCTTCCGGCACACAATTCTGGTCCAAATTATCGGAGGTTACCTATCAGCGGCTTGTTTGGTTAAAACGGTTaggttacacacacacagggacAAAAGGGTTGGAAGGCTCCATGGTAGAGAGCTCAGGGAAGAGGAGCAACGGGATGGTGCCCAACCGATCCAGGATGTAAAGGTTGGTTGGTCACCGGCTTTGGGGGATGAGAGCGGCGGATGACAAAAGCCGATCAAAGACTTACCGTCGCTGAAGTACGTAGCCATCGCAACCGTACGGGGCAGTCGGCGAATTTCGTCGGCGCTGAAATTGTGAAATGATTGATTCAGCGCGACGATGTGCATCGAGAAGCCGAACACGAAGATCGCCAGCACGGCGAGGAAGCGGGCGAGATCCTTTAGCAGATCGCCGATAATGATGGCCCACGGGCCGAACAGGTGGTGAAAGGAGAGAAAGTCCAGGATCTGCACGCAGGCGAGCAGAAACGAGAGGGCGAAAAACTGATTCCGGCAGTACATCAGCGTTGGCCAGTAGGCTTTGTTCACGTACAGTATGCCGGACACGTGCACGCCCACACCTATAATACCGAACAGTAACACTAATACTTTGATACTACCCAGGCCGGACTTGTCGCTCGGGTTGGTCAGctcgaacagcagcagcccgCTGAGCCACACCAGCAGGCCCCACTCGTACCAGTACGGCAGGAGGCTGGGCCGCACGACCGGATAGATCGGCGTGATGCCGACGATCATCAGGTGGATCATCAGGTAGATGTGCGAGGTGAGATAGGACATGAACTTGATGATGGGCACCTTGTAGAAGTTGTGCCCGAGCGGTAGCGTGAAGATGATCCACACCGGTGGACAGATGATGAACCCTACGAACAGCAGCATGATGCGCCACGCCGTCCAGTTGAGCGTACCTCGCCAGAGTTCCTAGAAGACACGCAAGCGGGATGATAACAGCCAGCGATCAGAGCAATCCGTTTTGCCGACGCACATCTTCTTCTGCCTGGGACCGAAAAACCACCTTGCCACCAAGAGAGAAGATTACCTATGGTTTACCTGCAGATAGCGCTGCACGACCGTGTGCGCGATCACCTCCTTCTGCTCGTTCTCGATCAGCACGTCCAGGAACTCCATGTTGCGCCGATCGGTAGCCGTGAGAATACGACCTGCCGAGTCTGCACCTGCGGCCAGCGCCAGCAGCTCGGTAGCCATCGTTTCGCACTGCTTCCCGGCTGCGATCAGATCCTTCGCACGCTCTTTTTCCTACAACAAAGCCGAGGATCGAGGTTATCGACACGAGCTCCTAAAGCGTACTCCGACAAAAGTAATGACAAACCTTCGTCGAGAGGACCATAAAGATGTTGGACAGCTTGGCGGCGGTGTCAACCGGTGCCGGCGATACAAGCACAAACTCCTCGATCGGCTTGTTGTTGTGGTTCTTCGACACAATCATCAGGTTGTAGACGAAGCGTTTGTCCTCCATCAGGGCGTAGGTGTCGTGTTCCTTGTGCATCAGATACTTGAGCACGTCGTTGTGGCCCTCGGACGCGGCAAACCAGATCGGGGCGCAGCTGTAGTTGGTCTCCGACTTGGGTGAACCACCCGCCTCCACCAGCAGCTTCACGACGTCCAGATAGCCCGCCTTGGCGGTGCAGTGCAGTGGCGTCCAGCCGTTCTTGTCCGACGCGTTGATCTCCGAGCCCTGGCCGAGCAGGACCTCCACCATCTGGTAGTGACCGTGCATAGCTGCTATGTGCAGGCCGGTCTTCCCGTGCCGGTCCACACTGTGCAGAAGTTCGGCCGAACGGCTGAGCAGCAGTCCCACGATCGGGACGTGCCCACCGAAGCACGCTAAATGCAGAGGATTGTAACCCTGAAATGTGAGACATGGATTGTTTACGTAGGTGTCACATGTACGCTTAGGACAACTAAGGTCTAAGTAGGACAACATGTTTAGTACGTACATTCTCGGTTGTCGCAGCATCGACCTGAACGCCGGCCGAGTTGAGTAGTAACCGGACCACGTTCTCGTTTCCCGAGTACGCCGCCAGATGGAGCGGCGTCAGCCCGGACTCATTCCCTAATTCAGGTACTAATGATGTGCCAGATGGAGAATCGGATTTAACCGTCGCGGGCACATTGATCAGCAGTTCACGCACGGTGTCTGCCTGCCCGTAGTACGCGGCCACATGCAGTGGCGTTAAACCCAATTTTTTACTGGACACCCTTAGCGAATTAGTGCTGCGCATCACCTCCAGCACCTGGCCGTGGCCGTTCTTGGCCGCCAGGTGCACGGCCGTGAAGCCGGACTTGTTCTCGTCGGTACAGGACGCGCCGGCCCGGACGAGCACCTTCACGACGTCGGCGTGCCCGCCCTCGGCCGCCAGCTGCAGCGGCGTCGAGTCCGTCAGCTTGTTGCGCGTCGAGATCACGCCGTTCCGGTCGAACTTCATCAGCTCCTCGATCACCTTGACGGAGCCCTGCATCGCGGCGATGTGCGCGCAGGTGTTGCCGTCCTTGCTCGTCGCCATCACCAGGTTCGGGTGCTGCTGGAGCATCAGTTTGGCCACTTCGGAGTAGTTGTTCTGGGCGGCTACGTGGATCGGCTTCTGGCCGACGTCGTCCGTCGCGTCGATGTTGGCACCTAGTTCCAGTAGCAGCTTGCACACGTTCATCTGTCCACTGGCCGCCGCGAGATGGAGCGGCGTCTGCTTCCGCAGCGTGAGGATGTCCACCACCGCGTTGTGGTCGCGGATCAGGAACTTCACCAGCTCCGAGTACCCGTTCATTGCTGCGAGATGTAGCGCCGTTCGCCCGACTCGCGACTTCGAGTTGATGAACGCCTTGTTGGTGATGAGTGCATCGCACACCTGCAGGAAACCGTGCTCGGCGGCCAGATGGAGCGCCGACCGTCCCTCGTTGTCGAACACGTCCACCCTGGCGTGGTTCGCTAGCAGATTGTTCACCAGATCCATGTGGCCCCGGTTGCACGCGATCAGCAGCGGCGTCCAGCCGACCGACGATTGCCGGTTCATCGCCTTCTGGATGTCGGTCGCACTCATGTGGCTGATCATTTCCGTCAGTACGTCGTTGTTGccggccaccgccaccgcgtGGAAACACGTTTCCTGCGTGGACTTCGTACTCAGCGCCACGTCCGCACCGTTCTCCAGCAGCATCCGCACGATGTCCCGATCGCCGTTCGCTTTCTTCACCTCCTCCTTCACCACCTGACAGGCGTAATGTAGTGCCGTCGCACCGTCTTCGTTCGTAAAATTCAGATAGTTCCGTAACACCTCCTTGCCGTGCTTCATCATCACGAAGTCGATCAGATGCTGCACGATCTGCGGATGGCAGTTTCGTGCCCCTAAATGGAGTGGCGTTTCACCGACCTGCGGGtaagagaaacaaacaattaGCAGGTCTCAATTAACCAACCTCCGCGGCCACAACTCACATTCGACTTGATCAGTGGATCTCCGTTGTCTTCAAGCAGCAGGTCGAGCGTCTGGACGTTCCCATTCTTAGCCGCAACGTGGACCGGTGTTTGGCCATCGTCTGTCGTCTTGTTGGCACCTGCGCCAGACTTTAGCAACATCAACGCACACCGATCCCCGTCCCTGACGCGGGCTGCTATGTGAAGTGGCGTCTCCCGTAGCTTTCCTCCGCGAACATGCACCTCGGCACCGAAGCCGAGCAGCGTCTCTACCACGGCCGGTTTGGCCGATTGAACAGCAATGTGTAAGGCAGTGTAGTGATCCTGGGAAGATGGCGAGTGGTTAGAGCGATCCCCACCATTCGAAACCGTTCGCTACCGTTACTCACATTCGTTGGGACGTCCACCTTCTCACCCTTGTTCAGCAGCGTACTGATGATGCCCACGTGACCGTACTTGGCCGCCGTGTGGATGCTCCGGGCACCTCCCTTGTTTGGCATATGAAGATAGACACCCTTGCGAAACAACGTCGTTGCACACTCGGCATGACCGTTCAGTGAGGCGATATGCATCAGTGTACTACCATCCTTGGTTCGTTCGTAGATACTGGCGCGATACTTGTCC
Coding sequences within:
- the LOC131262860 gene encoding serine/threonine-protein phosphatase 6 regulatory ankyrin repeat subunit B isoform X2; the encoded protein is MDKSKKPPATAGGGAAGGAPGAGGPGKAGGGGKGPGGKGPPKGKPSDSDAPGASGKAEGESGSAKDDSSANGDKKSDKADTEQPSQPKPGSAGATVRDGAQKVLNLALKSEWAPVEAVLKGLEKAVAAGGDDASQTPLAGVLDPATGMTPLMLAVKDNRTPILDRMIELGSDVGARNNDNYNVIHIASMYSREDVVKLLLQKRGVDPYSTGGSRQQTAVHLVASRQTGTATAILRALLTAAGKDIRTKTDGKGKIPLLLAVEAGNQSMCRELLSSQTADQLKATTTNGDTALHLAARRKDVEMARILIDYGANVDVQNGEGQTSLHIAAAEGDEAMVKYFYTVRASAGITDFQDRTPMHLAAENGHASIIEILADKYRASIYERTKDGSTLMHIASLNGHAECATTLFRKGVYLHMPNKGGARSIHTAAKYGHVGIISTLLNKGEKVDVPTNDHYTALHIAVQSAKPAVVETLLGFGAEVHVRGGKLRETPLHIAARVRDGDRCALMLLKSGAGANKTTDDGQTPVHVAAKNGNVQTLDLLLEDNGDPLIKSNVGETPLHLGARNCHPQIVQHLIDFVMMKHGKEVLRNYLNFTNEDGATALHYACQVVKEEVKKANGDRDIVRMLLENGADVALSTKSTQETCFHAVAVAGNNDVLTEMISHMSATDIQKAMNRQSSVGWTPLLIACNRGHMDLVNNLLANHARVDVFDNEGRSALHLAAEHGFLQVCDALITNKAFINSKSRVGRTALHLAAMNGYSELVKFLIRDHNAVVDILTLRKQTPLHLAAASGQMNVCKLLLELGANIDATDDVGQKPIHVAAQNNYSEVAKLMLQQHPNLVMATSKDGNTCAHIAAMQGSVKVIEELMKFDRNGVISTRNKLTDSTPLQLAAEGGHADVVKVLVRAGASCTDENKSGFTAVHLAAKNGHGQVLEVMRSTNSLRVSSKKLGLTPLHVAAYYGQADTVRELLINVPATVKSDSPSGTSLVPELGNESGLTPLHLAAYSGNENVVRLLLNSAGVQVDAATTENGYNPLHLACFGGHVPIVGLLLSRSAELLHSVDRHGKTGLHIAAMHGHYQMVEVLLGQGSEINASDKNGWTPLHCTAKAGYLDVVKLLVEAGGSPKSETNYSCAPIWFAASEGHNDVLKYLMHKEHDTYALMEDKRFVYNLMIVSKNHNNKPIEEFVLVSPAPVDTAAKLSNIFMVLSTKEKERAKDLIAAGKQCETMATELLALAAGADSAGRILTATDRRNMEFLDVLIENEQKEVIAHTVVQRYLQELWRGTLNWTAWRIMLLFVGFIICPPVWIIFTLPLGHNFYKVPIIKFMSYLTSHIYLMIHLMIVGITPIYPVVRPSLLPYWYEWGLLVWLSGLLLFELTNPSDKSGLGSIKVLVLLFGIIGVGVHVSGILYVNKAYWPTLMYCRNQFFALSFLLACVQILDFLSFHHLFGPWAIIIGDLLKDLARFLAVLAIFVFGFSMHIVALNQSFHNFSADEIRRLPRTVAMATYFSDVRMNPILSFELLFFAVFGQTTTDQTQIDKMASGTTRTQPYWTEYLFKIVFGIYMLVSVVVLINLLIAMMSDTYQRIQAQSDIEWKYGLSKLIRNMHRTSTAPSPMNLVTTWFVWIVEKVRARIVKKKRPSLVQMMSLHRGQQSPRTKAGAKWLSKVKKGQVAPKDSTALSVMHLSPLGSQVSFTTVNTTRIENVADWEAISKKYRALVGHDSEDGGSMKDSEGDNHSTNNGPGGAGNDGQQMGNNVNKV